In Fluviicola taffensis DSM 16823, the following are encoded in one genomic region:
- a CDS encoding S8 family peptidase, protein MNELLLNSNATYTDLLALKDSIIASGQLRMFAPVLTKYPYNANVQQRYYRTDDQLLITFHDPLIDSATIASFANEYQLKLVHKPSTLLNNSVSWGYIFKLDAKPDTILNTIIMANVIATYESALVKYVTPNIIGGDFLDCGVVSEMNTSTGGISGTWHIRNEGQVIWNGQSGVNDADADICECWGAGFTGDGVKIGVIDEGGFESSHPDIKPFGAGFNATLPLNTYPPSGTDFYSDYSGHGMAVSGVIGATPNNTSLGERWAAGVAYDATLHPYLVNLSATQVLEALQAANEMGMDVVNMSFRIPFDANINNHITNSLTTTRFVNGQYRGVIFVAATGNDNLQASNFPANHPGVIGVGMTNPEDYRSNYDLVNTWTTNPNKGSTYGPPSFNYDVVAPGEIIMTLDLKGANGFDAGDYIVPLAGTSFSTPIVSGIASILLQKNPNLTYAEVKNLIRNGADKVRPSTYNYSMYPGTPGYNNEMFYGRVSCINSLNQVLGINENSLQKLTVQSFTNYNYVLVLPEFKENQRVTIVNALGQTVWEESVVESKYGVEFSMEKFSSGLYLLNLYENEVLLGNFKLIK, encoded by the coding sequence ATGAACGAGTTACTATTGAATAGCAATGCCACATACACTGATTTATTAGCCTTAAAAGATTCAATTATTGCATCTGGTCAATTACGAATGTTTGCGCCTGTTTTGACAAAATACCCTTACAATGCAAATGTGCAACAAAGGTATTACCGCACAGATGATCAATTATTGATTACTTTTCATGATCCTCTTATAGATTCAGCAACTATAGCAAGTTTTGCCAATGAGTATCAATTGAAACTAGTGCATAAACCATCTACTTTGCTAAATAATTCCGTAAGTTGGGGGTATATTTTTAAGTTAGATGCAAAACCAGATACTATTTTGAATACGATTATCATGGCAAATGTCATTGCAACCTATGAATCAGCATTGGTGAAATACGTAACTCCCAATATTATTGGAGGTGACTTCTTAGACTGTGGGGTTGTATCAGAAATGAATACTTCTACAGGAGGAATTAGTGGTACATGGCATATCCGCAACGAAGGACAAGTTATTTGGAACGGACAATCTGGTGTCAATGATGCCGATGCCGATATTTGTGAATGCTGGGGAGCTGGGTTTACTGGTGATGGAGTTAAAATTGGGGTGATCGATGAAGGAGGGTTTGAATCAAGCCATCCAGATATAAAACCTTTTGGGGCAGGGTTTAATGCCACTTTACCTCTAAATACATATCCTCCTTCTGGTACTGATTTTTACAGTGATTATTCAGGACATGGGATGGCAGTTTCTGGAGTCATTGGAGCTACACCAAACAACACCTCCTTGGGTGAACGTTGGGCTGCTGGTGTGGCTTATGATGCCACGTTGCATCCATACCTTGTTAATCTTTCCGCAACGCAGGTTTTGGAAGCGCTTCAAGCCGCGAACGAAATGGGAATGGATGTGGTAAACATGAGTTTTCGAATTCCATTTGATGCAAATATAAATAATCATATTACAAATTCATTGACCACTACTCGATTTGTTAATGGTCAATACAGAGGTGTTATTTTTGTCGCTGCAACTGGTAATGACAATTTGCAAGCGAGTAATTTTCCTGCAAATCATCCGGGTGTTATTGGTGTGGGGATGACTAACCCCGAAGATTATCGTTCGAATTACGATCTAGTAAATACTTGGACAACTAATCCAAATAAGGGTTCAACCTATGGACCTCCTAGTTTTAATTACGATGTGGTTGCTCCAGGAGAAATTATTATGACCTTAGATTTAAAAGGGGCTAATGGATTTGATGCAGGAGATTATATTGTTCCGCTTGCTGGAACCTCCTTTTCAACACCCATTGTTTCTGGGATAGCAAGTATTCTTCTTCAAAAGAATCCAAATTTAACGTACGCTGAAGTGAAAAACTTGATTCGAAATGGGGCTGATAAAGTGAGACCATCGACGTATAATTATTCCATGTATCCTGGAACTCCTGGATATAATAATGAAATGTTTTATGGACGTGTTAGTTGTATTAATTCTCTCAATCAGGTGCTGGGAATTAATGAGAACAGCCTTCAAAAATTAACAGTACAAAGTTTCACAAATTATAACTACGTATTGGTTTTACCAGAGTTTAAGGAGAATCAACGGGTAACCATTGTAAATGCCTTGGGACAAACTGTCTGGGAAGAAAGTGTTGTAGAGAGTAAATATGGTGTTGAATTTTCGATGGAAAAATTTTCAAGTGGGTTGTATCTCTTGAATCTGTATGAAAATGAGGTGCTTCTAGGAAATTTTAAGTTAATTAAATAG